From the genome of Pseudomonas mohnii:
ACGCCATTGATGCCAGCAAAATTCAGCGTGAGCTGGGCTGGGCTCCGGAAGAAACCTTCGAAACCGGTATTCGCAAGACCGTCGAGTGGTACCTCAATAACGCTGAATGGGTCGCCCACGTGAAGAGCGGCAGCTATCAGCAGTGGATCGACCAAAATTACGCGGATCGCTCGAACAAGGCATGAAAATCCTTCTGCTGGGTAAGAATGGACAGGTAGGTTGGGAGCTGCAGCGCTCCCTCGAACCGTTAGGTGAGCTGATTGCACTGGATCGTCAGCCTGTTGACGGGTTGTGCGGCGACTTGTCCGATCTAGATGCTTTACGCGCGACGATCCGCCAGATCAAGCCTGATGTCATCGTCAACGCAGCGGCCTACACCGCAGTCGACAAGGCTGAATCAGACACCAAGCTGGCCTTCCTTGTGAACGGCCAGGCGGTCCAGATGCTGGCCGAAGAAGCAGCCACTCTCAATGCCTGGCTGGTTCACTATTCAACCGACTACGTCTTCAGTGGTAGCGGTTCTGTGCCGTGGCTGGAGACGGATGCTGTCGGCCCGGTGAATCAGTACGGTGCGAGCAAGCTGGCAGGTGAGCGAGCAATCCATGCATCGGGCTGCAGGCATTTGATCCTCCGCACGAGCTGGGTCTACGGTGCGCGCGGCAACAACTTTGCCAAGACGATGCTGCGTCTGGCGAAAGACAGGGATACGCTGAATGTTATTGCAGATCAGATCGGAGCCCCGACAGGGGCTGATTTGATAGCTGATGTTACCGCTCTGGCCATTCGGCAGGCGCTGCAGCAGCCCGAACTTTCAGGTTTGTATCACCTG
Proteins encoded in this window:
- the rfbD gene encoding dTDP-4-dehydrorhamnose reductase produces the protein MKILLLGKNGQVGWELQRSLEPLGELIALDRQPVDGLCGDLSDLDALRATIRQIKPDVIVNAAAYTAVDKAESDTKLAFLVNGQAVQMLAEEAATLNAWLVHYSTDYVFSGSGSVPWLETDAVGPVNQYGASKLAGERAIHASGCRHLILRTSWVYGARGNNFAKTMLRLAKDRDTLNVIADQIGAPTGADLIADVTALAIRQALQQPELSGLYHLAASGEVSWHGYASHVIAFAQANGEQLAVTAVNPIDTTAYPTPAQRPLNSRLNTQKLRENFSLHLPDWQSGVNRMLREVLNK